One stretch of Saccharopolyspora erythraea DNA includes these proteins:
- a CDS encoding TetR/AcrR family transcriptional regulator — protein MRTVNPEQHARKRAKIVQAAAEEFAVNGVDGTSTAGICRRAGIGSGTLFHYFPTKRDIVHALFRDDLPRNAEVYQRALRAETEEGFDLLVGHLLAELANPLTPGLAATAVLQANRDPEFAEILTTDTERTHEVLTALLRRMADDHQLALPADRLARWIQKLVDAAYLMAGDPGFDAEVESAEIRRVIARLVGGPSA, from the coding sequence ATGCGCACCGTCAATCCCGAGCAGCACGCCCGCAAGCGGGCGAAGATCGTGCAGGCCGCGGCCGAGGAGTTCGCCGTCAACGGCGTCGACGGCACGTCGACGGCGGGCATCTGCCGCCGCGCCGGCATCGGCTCGGGCACCCTGTTCCACTACTTCCCGACCAAGCGCGACATCGTCCACGCGCTGTTCCGCGACGACCTGCCTCGCAACGCCGAGGTGTACCAACGGGCCCTGCGCGCCGAAACCGAAGAGGGCTTCGACCTGCTCGTCGGCCACCTGCTCGCCGAGCTGGCCAACCCGCTCACGCCGGGGCTCGCGGCCACCGCGGTGCTGCAGGCCAACCGCGACCCGGAGTTCGCCGAGATCCTGACCACCGACACCGAACGAACACACGAGGTCCTCACCGCGCTGCTGCGGCGCATGGCCGATGACCACCAGCTCGCGTTGCCCGCGGACCGGCTAGCGCGGTGGATCCAGAAGCTGGTCGACGCCGCCTACCTGATGGCCGGTGACCCGGGGTTCGACGCGGAGGTGGAGAGCGCCGAGATCCGGCGCGTCATCGCCCGCCTGGTCGGCGGCCCGTCGGCGTGA